The DNA region ttaaatttatatttttagaatcctgaattagtctattttcaatagaaacaaacgggaacattatTCAaatcctgtacaaggagataattaatttttagtgaagaaggttcggaactatcagacagcagaacaggggtgaatttaaagaataaactgtacttattggttaaaccaaaaattattaaaattttatggtaagaagatacgtgagtctagtttcaaggaaaattagtggatcttaatttggagttctgtagctcaagaaaaaaataatttagtgactatgacacggatggatagcttgaatattcacataagtaaatagtgaaaattatggataatgttacttacaagtgtgttatttatactaaggatatggatggagaggaggaggaggaaaatatacatatatatatatgaatggcttgtgtataaattgatcacatgcccggttataatcgataaatgttgaattagaaaagatataatgttttatttggaatatttattatgaaattatgattatcgctataatacaaaaatcgaacttgtgagtttatataaataaattttagtgaccatttgttaatattattaaatttcaatattattttatgaatggtgattaatatttatgtatgttaattgttgaaaataagtaaattatgtacaaaagttatgAAACTGAATTGAGTATTTCGGAGGAACGaaacgcaggaaatgagtacgatctttcagtgaaaaagatgaattgacggtaaattacccaagtaaaccgagattcagcatttgttccgaattctcgtgtttgctttcCATTTAGCTCTTACGAGATTTCGTTAACTtatatgagtttcagttaacccttttggggtttcagttcagctctgatgagcttcagttagccttcgggcttccgtttagcacttgtgtgcttcagttagccttcagGTTTCCATTTAGCACTTGTGTACTTCAGTTAGCCTTCgagcttccgtttagcacttatgtgcttcagctagACTTCGAGCTTCAGATCACAATGTACTCAAATCTGTAAGCCGTTCCTTGaatggacaagttggtaagtcgtaaatgtaacatgtggaaaaagaaatgtaagtaatgttatcattattattattgagctcaattatgtgatttCGTTATTTAGAGATTGTGTTTGACAAGATATGTTAGTAAATTATGAGTATGTGAATCAAAGTGACAGAATTTAAATACCTAATGAGGTTGAGCTCATTCACATGAATttttcatttgaaattgtgattgacaggaagaaacagtgaattgcatgcttatgaatggttacacataattatctgaaaaacaagaaaaatgacggttattgatatatggagacatgagacattgatatatgaatgtggaatatgtttgataaatgtgttcattcataattatggaattatgtacctcacgtgtgctatttgcataaagatgatatttcaaatactttggtgaataaAGCTTAACTATGgaatagtatgaaatcgagacaagttgttatgaaaatatatttaaattatctgtaagtgtttcatacttctcggtaatgcctcgtactctattccggtgacggatacgagtagggggtgttacaattaaatcaattttttataattttaggggggccaaagtgcaattttatctttactaatttaaaattttaaaaaagttaaagggCCCAAATggcaatttttattttaagggggCCGAGGCCCATGCCAGTCCCTGCTAGAGTCACCTCTGAAGGCAATGTTTGCCTTAAAGACACTGATTGAGGAGGATGTTTGAACGGAGCATTCATGAAAGGGGAGGTTTGAACAACcgcaacaataataaaaaaagccATACCCCACGTTGCTTAAAAAAACAAGAATAGTGAGATCTCATGTCTATAGAAAGACCTATGTTGTAAGTATTATTTCTATCAAACTAAATATTGAATTTCTATGTGGTTTCTTCTAATATTCTTTTTGTATCTTATTTTGGAGTATTGGGAAGTGTAGCTAAATATCAGTTTAGCAATACCGTGGTTGTAAGTGTTCTACATAATTCGCATATTAATTTATGTCAAGAGTTAATTTGTGTATGTCATTTTGCTTTGATATgtacttaaataattttttatttcaagtgaaatataaatttatgttaaGATCAAAGACTTatttagataaaaattaaaagctgaaaaagatttttttttttttttgtatattgttcatatttattatacaattcatatttattttatagtCTATATGTTTGGAGTTTGTATCTGTccctcttaaaaatgataaattgacaCTTTCTAAACAATCTTTTATCATATTAGGTTGATAAGCAATTAATTTACTCATATTATCATAGTATATTAACAAATTGGACCCCCTACAACCCTAGCATTCGTTTAACAAATTTGctattttttatttgttgaaCTATTTACCAAATGATGAAACTTAGAAGACaattaaactattaaagtttGTTTACTCACAATGGACATAAGAAATGAATTAGTattccaaaattaaattatttaaaataatcattttaatgcCTTATTTAATTTTGGAatgaattttttgtgtttaatgtatcataatttaaaattaaattaaattaattatttaacacaagtaaaacaataattttaatgtattattatttttatataaataacattttttttatattatacgaTAAAAACCACCCTAAACGATTTTTTAAAAGCCACGTGGAAATTATATGACTAATATACATTATATATGATAAACATTGATTTAATGATTACATCATTCGTTCGTTAATGATTTAATATCTCGAtgatttaaatcattaaaaatggtcaACTACCGGATGTTGCAATAAAAGATGATGCTTGTAATAAGACAAGGATATTAATCACAATAGATGAAATGGGATGGGTAGGGGAATGCTAGATATTTTCTTTAATGAAATCttcgcatttaaaaaaaaattcataccaaatcctaaataaataaataaaaaggaaaacttTGTATATAACTAcaaatttattttgaaagtatACATGTATAATATATAGATGATAACAATAAAATCACACAAAGcaacttttataaataatatgGTCTACAAGTGATTCATGAAATGAATTTAAATATGCTAATCAACACATGATTCAAGATTTTGGCATGGTAGGCAAATCAGGCAAATTAGGGCGGTCCTTGTTTAAGTGTTTCCGGCTTTAGTAGGTTGGGTAATTTAGGTAtttctggtttgggtagctcttGAATTTTGGGTTCTTCCGGTTTTGGCAATTCAGGTTTTGGCAATTCGGGAACTTTTGGTAATTCAAGTTTTGGTCCCTCAGGAACTTTGGGCAATTCTGGTTTCGGTACCTCAGGAATTTTAGGCAATTCTGGTTTTGTTAACTCGGGAATTTTTGGTAATTCAGGAGCTTTGGGCAATTCTGGCTTAGGCACCTCTGGAACTTTAGGCAATTCCAACGTCGGTAACTCTGGAACTTTTGGCAACTCGGGAGCCTTGGGTAATTCAGGCTTGGGTACCTCGGGAACTTTAGGCAACTCTGGCTTTGGCAACTCGGGAATTTTTGGTGCTTCAAATTTTGACAATGTAGGAGCTTTGGGCATCTCAGGAACTTTAGGTAATTCTGGCTTTGATGACTCTGGAACTTTGACTTCTTCAGGTTTTTTCATCTCGGGAACCTTAGGAAATTCAAGCATTGGCAACTCTGACACTTTTGGAAACTCAGGAACCTTAGGTAATTCAGGTTTTGGCAACTCTGGCACTTTCGGAAACTCGGGAACCTTAGGCAATTCAGGTTTTGGCAACTCCGGAACTTTAGGCAACTCTGGCATTTTAGGTATTTCGGGTTTTGGAATTTCTGGCAATTCAGGATTTGGAAGTTCAACCTTTGGGAAGGACGGCATAGATGTCTCCAAAAGACGCCGAGCACCAACCAAGACTGTGTTGCTGCTCATCAATGACAAAGTGACGAATAAAAACGGTAGCACAAAGAAAGGCAAACGATGGGAAGCCATGATTAAGAAAATCAGATGGGAGATGACAAGAAGTGCTTCAAAATGAATACTTGAAGTGTGCTTGTTTATGCAATTGCAAGAGATGATGAGCGTTTTATAGGTATTGGGAAGTAGAGATTATGTGGGTGTTTGGTGAGAAATTCTACATTTTGTTAGTTCAACTTCTCACCTATTCATTTCTAAAGATTATATCAAATATATTAACTCCCATCCTATATAATTAGttgttaagtaaatttattaAGTTGTCATCACTTTAATCAATGGCTTTCATctttatattgatttgaataagCAATTAATATACTCATGTTATCATATAATTCATGTTTATTTTCTTCAAATATTGCTGGGGATTTTATCTTAAAACATGCACTACACAATAATTTTTGTTAATATTGATTACGATacgattttttaaaataattacatataatattaataaaataatataaatataataaatatatgaacgtaataaaatttatataatttttaaatacaatcatatatagtataaaaaataatataaatataataaatatatgccACCCAGGAGGTTTATTTGCTAGGTTTGTTCAACTATCTACCACCAACTTGCTCTTGCAGCTATGATTATGtgtttatctttattttaaaaaaaaaattaatagacgtagaagaaaaattgaaatattaaagtttggttacTTACGGTGGACATGATAAATGACTCTAGAAATTTAGAACAGGGTCggtaatatcaataataattatcacaaaacaataagaaataaaaataagaatatgtagattttacataaaaaatttttATAGGGAAAAAATTACGGATAGAAGAGGAAAAATTTACTAATGTTGAAAAATAACAATACAAGATATTTGCAGCTATGCGCAATTTTTAAGGGTTAAATAACTTGtctaattgaaaaatataattctaTACGGATTCCTCAATTTTGCctctctattttgtttttttaacaagTGAATTGCACTTCAAACTTTTCAGATTAAATCAAATGAAATACTGaagataaataaatgaatttttttactaagttaaaccaaaaattagTATCCCTTATAATTTTTGGATCCCCTCATATTTTTTTTTGGCACtccctctgttttttttttatattccctcaatattttttgtatttcctCATAGTTTTTAGTActtattcataatttttattattcgcttataatttttgatattttcttaattttttttattttctcataatttttagtattttcttatattttccgGTAGTCCTTTATAACTGTAATTTTAGAGTAAAAAAATTATGACAGAATGCTAAAAATTATAAAGgaataccaaaaaaatataagTGGGTAACAACAAAGGCATGTGCCAAAAAAATAAGTACCAATAATTATGAGAAAGTAAAATATTAGTTCgtcttataaaatttatttcatttatttagtttttcaaaaattttaaatttattagtatatataacaatttttataagtatacaaaaatatatatatatatcaaaaattgatttttcatgttaaaatttaattttgaaagtatataaaaaattatgagagATTACCAATAATTATGGAGTACTAAATATTATAAGAAAGTATAAAAAATTActagaaaatttaaagaaaaaaaaatgggagCTCATAGGAAGCTCACCTAGAATTCCCCATCAACATGAGACAACCTCAACCCCTCAAACACTTCTAACCCTAGGATCAAGAAAGAAGCATGTCATATGACCTTGCTTGTCATGTCATGTCTTCTTAGACTAAAAGTGAGTTGCGAATACCAGTATGCAGTATGCTCAACTTTGGTTAAAGCTTTCTCCATTTATTCAGAGGGTAATATCTTCATACGATTGTCCCGACATGCACCGAGGTACAAAAGTCGAAACAACATACATTAGAACATTTAAAATGTGCAACTGACCTAGATTTAATGATTAGAATAACTTGTTGGGCTGTTCAACATTTAACCAAAAAGTTAGATTCTCTCTCCATGAATGTTGCAATAAAAATATGATGCATGTAATAAGTCAaggaaattaaacacacaacaaTTCAATCCCAAAAAAAAAATAGCTGCACATGGGTGAACAGGGGAATGTTGATTCTTTCAAACaccttttaaatatatttttatatctgaCATTTACACTCGAATCTGAATAATGCCATACTAATTACCAATTATTAATATAGCAAGTCCTTAAATGAGGGCATAGAGTTCGTCATACAATATTGCCATGGGCTAAAATTATTAACATACTAGCAAGTCTGCATTTCGCTACAACTAGAAGATAAAACTGCATACTTAAATACAGTCGTACAATTTCGATTGTAATTCATTTGTTTCAAGTTAAGTacttataatgattaaattatttattcaatttattcaagttaagTACTTATAATCTTATGTGAGCTTGTTTTTGATTGATTCAAGCGCTATATTTACTAACATCATTACATGCTTTGAAACATTCAAGGGCATTATGTCTGATAATATTACCACGGCTAAAGAATTTAGGATCGACATTGAAAAGAGATTTGTCAAGACCGAAAAGGTAGAAATTGATACATTCTTAGCAAATCTAACTTCAATGAGGTATATAAGAAAATAAGAAAGTTGCATATACTACAttacaaaagaaacaacaaaaggAGTTAACTAATGgctagtttggcaatgcttttgagaactgcttttgagaagtgcttttgaaatttgagtgtttagtattgttgtcaaaaagtacttttaagaaataaaatgtctattttaaacatgatattataaagtaacaaatatgcatttaaataatattcaaattagttaatattatgatattttagcaagaatataaaaataatttattataacttattgttaatattttaatatataatattaattttaaatattttcaagtaattaatattaattatttattaaatttaattagacaTGGTATTCTAACATTTTTGGGAGAAGACAAAAGTAAggttaaaaaatgtaaatatcagccaaaagcacttttggatgagaaaaagttaaaatttttaactttttcatctGTCAAAAGGCActtattttaagttaaaaatttttcttaaatgatGTTTGTTTAGTAATGATTTTAAGGGAAAAGTGCATTTTATTGTAAAAGCTCATCTGAGAAGCTAAGCAGAACCGGCCCTAAAGATGGTTGTTTCTCTTGTGGTGTGGCAATGCACttcttaattttctttgtttgagGTTAATTTGATTTACCTAGACGCATTTAGTGGATAAATTCTGGTGCAACAACTCACATTAGTGTATTTATGCAAGGCTGTCAGAACTATTGAAAGTCTAATAATGGTAGAAGATACAACTATGTAGGCTACAATAATTCGGTAATAATTCGGTAGAAGTTGAAGCaataaaaacttttaggttattattaataattagattttatTTGGATGCAAAatagtaatatatattattttatataaataatatttattatatgaatGAGAAAcacttatattataaaaatgtatcaaGTTCTTTAACTATTCACATAATTCTTAAGAGTTACTTTATTGTGAAGAAATTAATGGGAgaatttaaagttatttatgttataataatatattgttacttaatatttatatattagtatattatatcatatatattatatattacaagGTTGTGGTTAATTAAGGAAATAAATATAATgttcacaattttttttaaagatatatGTTAGGTCTAAAAATATCAAGAAGGGAATAAAttggtattttaaattttttttcaaacttttctaaatgatAAGGAAATCGAAGAAAAATTTGGATAATTCAATTTATAGTTGTTCGGCCCCGATTGTCTATTTCCACTACCTTGATATACCTTAACAAAGGATTTCCCAATTCActatacttaaatatttttctctTGATCTTGATGCTTGAATATCACTCTCTTGAGTCTTGTAGTGTTCTTGAAGTATATTTATACTAAGAAACAAATTTTTCAATGTTTATGGCTACTGGGGACGAAATCTAGTCGTTTGAAGTGTTAATTTTGGGCTTAAAAACTATCTCTACACATGATGTCTCGAGACCTAGCAAGATGTCTTGAAACAAGGTTGAAAAATAGTCACTATATAACTGTTGGCAGGCCATGTCGCGAGACAATATGCTAATTGTCTCTAGACATACTGCACAATGTTTCAAGATAGACAACTCCTGAAGCAGATTTTTGCTTCGAAATTTTCATGTCTTTAGACGTATAATCACATGTCTCGGGACTTGCTTGCTAAAATcccttaaaaacattttaaacacCTTAGAATACTTTGGTATTAATCCAAAaacatttagataaattaaaacacatttaaaatatgtttttgagtattttgcTAGTCTTTAAAAATACGTTAAAAATGTTTGATACAATTTTCAATCATATTTTCACTAAATGATTTagcacatataatatatatataatttgtcttaaatgttattatattaaaAGCTTGCGACATCAAAGCTAATAATATAGTAGTCTCCATCTCAAGCACTTATATTATCAATCTCAAATGGACTATAAAACACTTTCATATCGCATCCTTACACTATAAGTTTCTTCaccatttacataatttatttaaaaaattttcattcaaagaAATTCATAAGTGAAgcctataatttaattttattcatatattatttatatattttattttgtatttatattatatcataaaaacaTTAGTTTAAGCCACTTAACTGACTCATATATGGTCTTCTTGGTCTCTCCGGAGACATTCATGTCGATAAGTCAAGACAGATATTTCCATGATTACACCTTGCTGGCTTTTCGACCTCATTGGTGCTCCTCTTCAGTTTTTCGACGTCCCTCTAATGACGGCGACTAATGAAAGTAGCTAGGGTTTGGTTATTTCTGATATTTGTTTCTAGGGTTTATGTTTGTTGAAGTTGAGCTATGGTCCATTTCAAGCCTTtcgacttctttttttttttttagggagGGTGTTACTGTAGGCCTTTTTTATGTTTGTATTTGTCCTTTTCTTTAATGAAATCTTTGTATTGAACAAGAAAAAGAGCATGCCAAATcccaagtaaaaaaaaaataaactttgtGAATAACTATAAATTTATTTAGAAAGTATACATGTATAATATATAGATGATAACAATAAAATCACtcaaaacaaacatatatatataaaatctggTCTACAAGTGATCCATGAAATGGATTTAAATATGCTAATCAACACACTCTTATaagaaaaatatctaaaaatcatATGTTTATTGTTGAGGGAAAACAAACATAGTACCATGATTCAAGGTTTTGGCACGATAGGCAAATCAGGCAACTTAAGGCAGTTCTTGTTTAGGTGTTTCCGGCTTTGGTAGATTGGGTAACTTAGGTAgttctggtttgggtagc from Gossypium hirsutum isolate 1008001.06 chromosome A04, Gossypium_hirsutum_v2.1, whole genome shotgun sequence includes:
- the LOC107949148 gene encoding protein PELPK1 — encoded protein: MASHRLPFFVLPFLFVTLSLMSSNTVLVGARRLLETSMPSFPKVELPNPELPEIPKPEIPKMPELPKVPELPKPELPKVPEFPKVPELPKPELPKVPEFPKVSELPMLEFPKVPEMKKPEEVKVPESSKPELPKVPEMPKAPTLSKFEAPKIPELPKPELPKVPEVPKPELPKAPELPKVPELPTLELPKVPEVPKPELPKAPELPKIPELTKPELPKIPEVPKPELPKVPEGPKLELPKVPELPKPELPKPEEPKIQELPKPEIPKLPNLLKPETLKQGPP